GCGGCGTCTGCATCGGAGCCTGCCCATTCGAGGCCATCAAGCTCGATTACAAAAAGCCCGAAGAGCGGTATACCCCCCCGCGGGATGTCATGGAGATGCAGATCACCATCGCCCGGGAGCGGGGGCTTCTCTGATCTTCGAAAACGGGAACGCCTTACCGGCCCGGAGATTGGACCGGGATTCCCGGGCCGGTTCTTCCGTCCCTTCCGTGGACGGGGAAAGGGGTCGAGCATGTCGCAAGACACATTCCGGAAGCTCCAGCAGTGCCTGGATCGCCTGTCCCTGGGCTTTCCCCCCACGGATTCGGGAATCGAGATCGAAATCCTGCGGAAACTGTTTTCCGACCGGGACGCGGCCCTGTTCCTGGCGCTGAGCCCGCGTCTCGAGACCGCGGAGGACGTGGCCGCCCGCCTGAGCCGGGACACCGGAGAGACGGCGGAGCACCTGCGGGACATGGCCTCCCGCGGCCTTCTCTTTACCCTGCGGAAGGGCGAGACCGTGAAATACGGACAGATTCCCTTTGTCCACGGCCTCTTCGAATTCCAGCTGACCCGGCTGGATCGGGAGCTGTCGGAGATGCTGGAGCGCTATTTCCACGAGGCCTTCTACGACGCCGTGACCCGGGGAGTGGCGGCCTTCCTGCGCACCGTGCCGGTGCGGGAGTCCCTCGACGTCTCGCACCACGTGGCCGCCTACGAGGACGCTGCGGAGATCCTCCGCAGCCAGCCCCGGATCGTGGTCGCCGAATGCATCTGCCGCAAGCAGCAGGCCCTCCTCGGAAAGGGCTGCGGCAAGCCCCGGGAGGTCTGTTTCATGTTCGGATCCATGGGGCAATACTACCTGGACCATGG
The nucleotide sequence above comes from Syntrophaceae bacterium. Encoded proteins:
- a CDS encoding 4Fe-4S binding protein; the encoded protein is MSQDTFRKLQQCLDRLSLGFPPTDSGIEIEILRKLFSDRDAALFLALSPRLETAEDVAARLSRDTGETAEHLRDMASRGLLFTLRKGETVKYGQIPFVHGLFEFQLTRLDRELSEMLERYFHEAFYDAVTRGVAAFLRTVPVRESLDVSHHVAAYEDAAEILRSQPRIVVAECICRKQQALLGKGCGKPREVCFMFGSMGQYYLDHGLGREVGLEEAVRLLKEAQDAGLVTQPATAQNPGGMCNCCGDCCSVLRALRLHPKPSEMVFSNYTAVVDPEACTGCGACLHRCQMSAIAIDKLERAGIDRDRCIGCGLCATACPVEAIRMFPKEEQRVPPPGTMEQMLNMARLRGLA